A genomic region of Magnolia sinica isolate HGM2019 chromosome 6, MsV1, whole genome shotgun sequence contains the following coding sequences:
- the LOC131248578 gene encoding uncharacterized protein LOC131248578 yields the protein MAVHEAFERLFPESTAQADFGNQLLRFRDARGTFSSALAKASTETMMPCEWWAMYRVDTPALQLLAVRVLAQTVSSSPCERNWSTWSLIHTSKRNRLAYEKLQKLVYCHYNMKLRERQLRVDRDMEENQDPLDLLSIGNMTQIGDDDEDPLYE from the exons ATGGCCGTCCACGAGGCGTTTGAACGATTGTTCCCAGAATCAACAGCGCAAGCAGATTTCGGTAACCAG TTGCTGCGGTTTAGGGATGCAAGGGGTACGTTCTCATCCGCACTAGCAAAAGCATCGACTGAAACGATGATGCCAT gtgagtggtgggcgatgtaTAGAGTCGACACGCCCGCACTGCAATTATTGGCAGTCCGTGTTCTCGCACAGACTGTATCCTCCTCACCGTGTGAGAGGAACtggagcacatggtcactcatacacaccagCAAGAGGAACAGACTAGCATATGAGAAGCTACAAAAGCTCGTTTACTGCcattacaatatgaagttaagagagaggcAGTTGCGGGTAGACCGAGACATGGAAGAAAATCAAGACCCGTTAGACCTGTTGTCTATAGGTAACATGACAcagataggtgatgatgatgaggacccactttatgagtag
- the LOC131249567 gene encoding uncharacterized protein LOC131249567: MSSGSEKGGARDIRWKHGRPVEGNKYGAICNYCGQVIRSGGVSRLKEHLAGGYKNVKDCPSVTRPVREEMKAVLTEVKSRKLQQRDWERDMREELRGTGWGLGAIDEHDDDDDEGIVYLDDCVTAREMSDFRQVIRESRASEWEGEQRKWIDESRPSFGTSRHEAGGSSRRFEGGSRHGLQRTQNARVPDAPIAAANPHFKNMIEEVQRAGPCVKPPTPQEILGVYLDREYEEMQAWNVVQVVTDNGSAFVKAGKKLIQKFNLYWTPCIAHCIDLMLEEIGQRDSVKKTIQDARKVTNFIYNHSWLLAAMRECCGGDIVRPGATRFATNFIALDSLYRHRVGLRNLFRSERYMEWNQKKTEGVKTCSNIVLSDAFWDKVHNVVSFLHPIG; encoded by the exons ATGTCGTCTGGATCGGAAAAAGGAGGAGCACGGGACATTAGGTGGAAACATGGACGGCCAGTGGAGGGAAATAAATATGGAGCCATATGCAACTATTGTGGCCAAGTGATACGGAGTGGGGGAGTGTCTAGGCTAAAAGAACATTTGGCAGGgggatacaagaatgtgaaagacTGTCCAAGTGTAACAAGGCCAGTGAGAGAGGAGATGAAAGCAGTTTTAACTGAAGTGAAGTCACGCAAGCTGCAGCAAAGGGATTGGGAGAGGGATATGAGGGAGGAGCTACGAGGCACTGGATGGGGCCTAGGTGCTATCGACGAgcatgatgatgacgacgatgagGGGATTGTGTACCTCGATGACTGTGTTACGGCTCGAGAAATGAGTGATTTTAGACAAGTGATTCGTGAGTCTCGGGCTTCAGAGTGGGAGGGGGAGCAAAGAAAATGGATTGATGAGAGTAGGCCGTCGTTTGGGACGTCCCGACATGAGGCTGGTGGGAGCAGCAGACGATTTGAGGGAGGCAGCAGGCATGGCCTACAACGCACGCAAAACGCTCGTGTCCCAGATGCACCCATCGCAG CAGCCAAtcctcacttcaaaaatatgattgaggaggtgCAGCGTGCAGGGCCCTGCGTGAAGCCTCCCACGCCACAGGAGATTCTTGGCGTCTACCTCGATCGGGAGTACGAGGAGATGCAGGCTTGG aatgttgtccaagttgtgacGGACAATGGTAGTGCGTTCGTTAAGGCGGGGAAGAAATTGATACagaagttcaatctctattggaCCCCGTGTATAgcacactgcattgatttaatgctcgaggaGATTGGCCAGAGGGATTCTGTCAAGAAAACCATCCAGGATGCGAGGAAAGTGACAAACTTTATATATaatcactcatggttgttggCTGCAATGCGTGAGTGTTGTGGAGGGGACATCGTTAGACCAGGCGCGACACGATTCGCCACGAACTTCATTGCACTTGACAGCTTATACAGGCACCGCGTGGGTCTCAGAAATTTGTTCAGATCCGAGAGATACATGGAGTGGAATCAGAAGAAGACTGAGGGTGTAAAGACATGTTCAAATATAGTGCTTTCCGATGCCTTCTGGGATAAAGTTCACAACGTTGTTTCCTTCCTGCATCCGat TGggtga